From the Vibrio natriegens NBRC 15636 = ATCC 14048 = DSM 759 genome, the window ATTCATAGCTCCATTTCAGCTTTAATCTGCTCAACCCAACCTGCAATACGCTGCTCAGTCAGACTTGATTGATTATCTTTGTCGATCACTAACCCGACAAAGTCATCGCCGTCAACCGCATTAGAGGCCGTAAACTCGTACCCTTCTGTGGGCCAAAAACCAACCATCTCTGCACCGCAGTTGGCGACATGATCATATAGCTCACCAAGTGCATCCACAAATTCGTTGCTGTAACCAACCTGATCGCCCAATCCATATAGCGCAACTTTTTTTCCCGATAGATCCATGTCCGAGAAGTTGGGTAGAAACTCTTCCCAGCTCTCTTCTTGGCAATCTGCTGATAGTCCTGGAAGTTGTCCCTCTCCTAACGTTGGCGTACCGAGAATCAGATAGTCATAACTGGCAAATTCATCGGCGTCGACGCGATTAATGTTTTTCGGTTTATCCGCAACCTCGTCACCAAGTTGTTTTTGGATCAACTTGGCCATTTTGCGAGTGCTGCCCATATCAGTACCAAAGAAAATTCCCACTTTGCTCATAATTAGCTCCTTGCTTAAATTTTTGTCATGGCAGGGATACGCTGCAAAATATCTACCACACATTTAGTTCTATATTTTCAATAAGTTAAAAATTTCCTTTCAAACAATGTCTGACCTAATGTCGCAAAGGTGACAATTAATCGTCATCATCCTCATCTTCGTCGTCGTCAGGCTGCCAAATTAACGGGCGATATATTTCCACACGGTCACCTTCTTTTAGCTCACTATCCAACTTTGTGGATTTGCCAAAAATACCCACTTTTTGTTTGTCGAGATCGATAGCGGGAAACATATCTAGAATATTCGAAACCTGAATAGCGCTAAGTACGGTTGCGCTATGGTCAACATCGACCGACAACCATACCTGTTCATCCGGTAAGGCGTAGACCACACTTACTTTCATAGTTACCCCCTAGTGCTATGTGCTAACGCTGGCGTTGTGTTTGCCACCATGGATTCGTATTTCTGTTTTAACGCCAGAACCAAGCCCAAAACCAGAAAGCCTCCCGGCGGCAAAATAACCAACAACACCCCTTGGTAATCATCAATAATGACCATTTCCAGAAACGCAAAACGTTCGCCCAAAAGAAGATGCGCATTGCTAAACAAGGTTCCACTACCGAGAATTTCGCGTATCGCGCCGAGCATAGTCAGTACCCAAGTAAAGCCTAACCCCATAAACAGACCATCCACGATAGAGGGCATGACAGCGCTTCTACTGGCAAACGATTCGACACGCCCGAGGATGGCGCAGTTTGTAACAATCAACGGTATAAATAGACCGAGAACTTTGTGAAGAGAATGGAGGTAGGCGTTCAGCAATGCATCGGTCAGCGTGACAAGTGTGGCGATGATGATGACATTCACTGGAATACGTACGGTTTTGCTGATGACACCTTTCGCCATCGAGTTAAGCGTATTTGCCGCAACCATCACGACCATAGTGGCCAGGCCAAGACCAAGGCCGTTCGTCGCACTGCTGGTTACGGCGAGTAAAGGACAAAGCGCAAGGGACTGCTTGAGTACAATGTTATTGCCCCATAAACCTTGTGACATAGTGCTTTTGTACTGGTTTGATTCACTCATTGTTCGCTCCTTGATAAGATTCAAGCGCTAGCAACGCCTGATGCACGCCTTTTACTACGGCTCTCGGTGTAATTGTTGCGCCGCTAAATTGGTCAAAATCACCCCCATCCTTTTTCACCGCCCACACACCTGTGCTCTCTAAAGTGCGTTTGGCAAAACTGAGTATCCAACTGCTTTTTTCCGCTTCGATTTTGTCACCCAGTCCTGGCGTCTCACTGTGACTGATGATTCGAACGCCGATAATCTCACCACTGATTTTTAAGCCGATAAGAAAGCGGATCGTGCCACTGTATCCTTCCTGCTCACCCCGGATCACCCAGTTAATCAGTTGCTGATTTTCATCTTCCACTCGATACAGTTCGAATAACTTACCTTCAAATTCGATTAGCTGGCGGTTCGAAAACACGTCATTCGCATAAGGTTGTCCCGCCAGCACCTCCCTCAATAGCGCGTTCTGATCTTCTAAGATACGCTGAGAGATGATTGGCTTTGTCGCCCAATTCGTAACAAACAAAAGTAATGCAGCGAGCGCACATGCACTGGAAAGCAATATGATTTGATACGAAATACGCTCTTTAAATGGCTGTAATCTGACTTCCATGATTATTTCTCCGTCACTCGGCTAGTACCAAACACATTTGGGCGCAGGTAGTAATCAATTAAAGGGCTAACCGCATTCATAATCAGTACCGCAAAAGCCACGCCTTCGGGGTAGCTACCAAAGGTTCGAATCAACCAAACAAGCAGCCCACACCCCAGCCCATAGATAAGCTGTCCGCGAATACTGGTTGGAGAGGTAACAAGATCTGTCGCGA encodes:
- a CDS encoding flavodoxin, with amino-acid sequence MSKVGIFFGTDMGSTRKMAKLIQKQLGDEVADKPKNINRVDADEFASYDYLILGTPTLGEGQLPGLSADCQEESWEEFLPNFSDMDLSGKKVALYGLGDQVGYSNEFVDALGELYDHVANCGAEMVGFWPTEGYEFTASNAVDGDDFVGLVIDKDNQSSLTEQRIAGWVEQIKAEMEL
- a CDS encoding RnfH family protein, coding for MKVSVVYALPDEQVWLSVDVDHSATVLSAIQVSNILDMFPAIDLDKQKVGIFGKSTKLDSELKEGDRVEIYRPLIWQPDDDEDEDDDD
- a CDS encoding electron transport complex subunit E, which codes for MSESNQYKSTMSQGLWGNNIVLKQSLALCPLLAVTSSATNGLGLGLATMVVMVAANTLNSMAKGVISKTVRIPVNVIIIATLVTLTDALLNAYLHSLHKVLGLFIPLIVTNCAILGRVESFASRSAVMPSIVDGLFMGLGFTWVLTMLGAIREILGSGTLFSNAHLLLGERFAFLEMVIIDDYQGVLLVILPPGGFLVLGLVLALKQKYESMVANTTPALAHSTRG
- a CDS encoding RnfABCDGE type electron transport complex subunit G encodes the protein MEVRLQPFKERISYQIILLSSACALAALLLFVTNWATKPIISQRILEDQNALLREVLAGQPYANDVFSNRQLIEFEGKLFELYRVEDENQQLINWVIRGEQEGYSGTIRFLIGLKISGEIIGVRIISHSETPGLGDKIEAEKSSWILSFAKRTLESTGVWAVKKDGGDFDQFSGATITPRAVVKGVHQALLALESYQGANNE